Proteins encoded by one window of Deinococcus radiodurans R1 = ATCC 13939 = DSM 20539:
- a CDS encoding CAP domain-containing protein yields the protein MTHKFLPLLLGPVLLLASCGGGPSTPSAPSAGGSTSATSNAPRSAHDSGDQSRSTEEQSVFEQLNATRAQGRSCGGKYMPAAPAVTWNGYLAAAAEGHANDMADKGYFAHTSPSGATMKQRAEQAGYSGWQELGENIAAGYTVRDVIQGWLDSPSHCETLMDPALKEVGMSYLYKPGSKFGTYWVQDFGTR from the coding sequence ATGACCCACAAATTCCTTCCCCTGCTGCTCGGCCCCGTCCTCCTGCTCGCCTCCTGTGGTGGCGGCCCCTCGACTCCCTCTGCGCCTTCGGCAGGCGGCAGCACCAGCGCCACCAGCAACGCGCCCCGTAGCGCGCACGACAGCGGTGACCAGAGCCGCAGCACCGAAGAGCAGAGCGTGTTCGAGCAGCTCAACGCGACCCGCGCTCAGGGCCGCAGCTGCGGCGGCAAGTACATGCCCGCCGCCCCCGCCGTGACCTGGAACGGGTACCTCGCCGCCGCTGCCGAAGGCCACGCCAACGACATGGCCGACAAGGGCTACTTCGCCCACACCTCGCCGAGCGGCGCCACCATGAAGCAGCGCGCCGAGCAAGCGGGCTACAGCGGCTGGCAGGAACTCGGCGAGAACATCGCCGCCGGCTACACCGTGCGCGACGTGATTCAGGGCTGGCTCGACAGCCCCAGCCACTGCGAAACGCTGATGGACCCCGCGCTCAAGGAAGTCGGCATGAGCTACCTCTACAAGCCCGGCAGCAAGTTCGGCACCTACTGGGTGCAGGACTTCGGCACCCGCTGA
- a CDS encoding putative bifunctional diguanylate cyclase/phosphodiesterase, translating into MPSSVPNLDQLLQQAGLSTEVPPSLGEWQNLLWRVRAALDRGRDAAQATGWAQHLLDKLSLPVLVLDRQGTVIHASEACGALGWSHDLRGRPLAELLSSPLEDLRLSNLLKRVWQGERLHQVPLSLRHTEGRLQLAEASLLPLHAASGESTAAYVAMSITTTELHGQSDDNARTDRQYFYESLLAALPASLAVLGPDQRYRFCNPAAIGNPQIREWIMGHTDAEYVAERGFPPELATERGRHMDEAARERKTVQFEERMLRPDGEPVYQLRNYTPLFDENGELLLYLGHGVDVTELRRTQEALRELNAQLEERVEARTAELEALSRQLQHDALHDSLTGLPNRALFSDRLSQAIARSKLPGGPQYAVLFLDVDRFKGINDTLGHPTGDAMLVEMARRLRACLRATDTVARLGGDEFTILLEPLQSTEQAAQVAARIQDALRRPMQMPAAGPGGLPGGWHQVTMSASLGIVHSQPDYDSAMAVLRDADIAMYRAKDGGRAKYRVFTPEMREHILHVNRMEHELRRALAADELRVRYQPVLDLDRGRIEGFEALVRWQHPERGLLGPDDFTPIAEESGLLPDIDRWVLARACRELVQWQRLYPHDPPLHLSVNFCSQHLAAPDVHERVKELLQRTGFDPGRLNLEITESSLLSQTGDVQRNMERLRQLGVRLHLDDFGTGYSSLSYLQLYPIDVLKIDRSFVQGMLDNDSNAELVRTIVAMAKNLNLKVVAEGIEDPRQLAALRGLGCDAGQGFLFSPALDVHAARTLVAEGQHHRRPGWRYDDLPPA; encoded by the coding sequence ATGCCCAGCTCGGTTCCCAATCTCGATCAACTGCTTCAGCAGGCTGGCCTCAGCACCGAGGTGCCGCCCAGCCTCGGGGAGTGGCAAAACCTGCTGTGGCGGGTGCGCGCCGCCCTCGACCGTGGCCGCGACGCGGCGCAGGCGACCGGCTGGGCGCAGCACCTGCTCGACAAGCTGAGCCTGCCGGTGCTCGTGCTCGACCGCCAGGGCACGGTGATTCACGCCAGCGAGGCGTGCGGGGCGCTGGGCTGGAGCCACGACCTGCGGGGCCGGCCCCTCGCCGAGCTGCTGAGTTCGCCGCTCGAGGACCTGCGGCTGAGCAACCTGCTCAAGCGGGTGTGGCAGGGCGAGCGGCTGCATCAGGTGCCGCTCTCGCTGCGGCACACGGAGGGGCGACTGCAACTGGCCGAGGCCTCGCTGCTGCCCCTGCACGCGGCGAGCGGCGAGAGTACGGCGGCCTACGTGGCGATGTCGATCACCACCACCGAGCTGCACGGTCAGTCCGACGACAACGCCCGCACCGACCGGCAGTATTTCTACGAGTCGCTGCTCGCGGCGCTGCCGGCCTCGCTGGCGGTGCTGGGACCGGACCAGCGCTACCGCTTTTGCAACCCGGCGGCCATCGGCAACCCGCAGATTCGCGAGTGGATCATGGGCCACACCGACGCCGAGTACGTGGCCGAGCGCGGCTTTCCCCCGGAGCTGGCCACGGAGCGCGGGCGCCACATGGACGAGGCGGCGCGCGAGCGCAAAACCGTGCAGTTCGAGGAACGGATGCTGCGCCCGGACGGTGAGCCGGTCTACCAGCTGCGCAACTACACTCCGCTGTTCGACGAGAACGGTGAGCTGCTGCTCTACCTGGGGCACGGCGTCGACGTGACCGAACTGCGCCGCACCCAGGAGGCCCTGCGCGAACTCAACGCCCAGCTCGAGGAAAGGGTGGAGGCCCGCACCGCCGAACTCGAAGCGCTCTCGCGCCAGCTGCAGCACGACGCCCTGCACGACTCGCTGACCGGGCTGCCCAACCGGGCGCTGTTCAGTGACCGCCTGTCTCAGGCCATCGCCCGCTCCAAGCTGCCCGGCGGGCCGCAGTACGCCGTGCTGTTTCTCGATGTAGACCGCTTCAAGGGCATCAACGACACCCTGGGCCACCCCACCGGCGACGCCATGCTGGTCGAAATGGCCCGGCGCCTGCGCGCTTGCCTGCGGGCCACCGACACCGTGGCGCGGCTGGGCGGCGACGAATTCACCATCTTGCTCGAGCCGCTGCAAAGTACCGAACAGGCGGCGCAGGTGGCCGCCCGCATTCAAGACGCCCTGCGCCGGCCCATGCAGATGCCGGCGGCCGGCCCGGGCGGCCTGCCCGGCGGCTGGCATCAGGTCACCATGTCGGCCAGCCTGGGCATCGTGCACAGCCAGCCCGACTACGACTCGGCCATGGCGGTGCTGCGCGACGCCGACATCGCCATGTACCGCGCCAAGGACGGCGGACGCGCCAAGTACCGGGTGTTTACGCCCGAAATGCGCGAGCACATCCTGCACGTCAACCGCATGGAGCACGAGTTGCGCCGCGCCCTGGCCGCCGACGAACTGCGGGTGCGTTACCAGCCGGTGCTCGACCTGGACCGGGGCCGCATCGAGGGCTTCGAGGCGCTGGTGCGCTGGCAGCACCCCGAGCGCGGCCTGCTGGGGCCCGACGACTTCACCCCGATTGCCGAGGAAAGCGGTCTGCTGCCCGACATCGACCGCTGGGTGCTGGCGCGCGCCTGCCGCGAGCTGGTGCAGTGGCAGCGGCTTTACCCGCACGACCCGCCGCTCCACCTCAGCGTGAACTTTTGCAGCCAGCACCTCGCCGCGCCCGACGTGCACGAACGGGTCAAGGAGTTGCTGCAACGCACTGGCTTCGACCCTGGGCGGCTCAATCTGGAAATCACCGAGAGCAGCCTGCTTTCCCAGACCGGCGACGTGCAGCGCAACATGGAGCGGCTGCGGCAGCTCGGCGTGCGGCTGCACCTCGACGATTTCGGCACCGGGTACTCATCGCTCAGTTACTTGCAGCTCTATCCCATCGACGTGCTCAAGATCGACCGCTCGTTCGTGCAGGGGATGCTGGACAACGACAGCAACGCCGAACTCGTGCGCACCATCGTCGCCATGGCGAAGAACCTGAACCTCAAAGTCGTGGCCGAAGGCATCGAAGACCCCCGGCAGCTCGCCGCTCTGCGCGGCCTCGGCTGTGACGCGGGCCAGGGCTTCTTATTTTCCCCGGCCCTCGATGTGCACGCCGCCCGCACCCTCGTCGCCGAAGGGCAACACCACCGGCGCCCCGGCTGGCGCTACGACGACCTGCCGCCGGCCTGA
- a CDS encoding DNA polymerase/3'-5' exonuclease PolX encodes MTLPPDAPSRHRLVHALERTADLLDILGGEDFKSRAYRSAARSLEELNEETPELLAREFTGIPKVGKGIAAELSDFARSGTFAPLEAAAGQLPPGLLDLLGVRGLGPKKIRSLWLAGIDSLERLREAAESGELAGLKGFGAKSAATILENVVFLFEARQRQSLRAGLAVAEELAGALTDLSPAPAGDVRRGLETVRAAELTVTGTPDDVLARLPELTVQGDGVLSGDYEGVPVEIACAPAEARGALDLLRSGEHFAGQVQAAAQARGFTLTAGGLSRGDEVLPTPTEAVVFHALDLPFRPAEYREPEHDDLWQTLPDPAELVTVGDLRGMIHTHSTWSDGGASIREMAEATLTLGHEFLGTADHSRAAYYANGLTIERLREQLKEIRELQRAGLPIVAGSEVDILDDGSLDFPDDVLGELDYVVVSVHSNFTLDAARQTERLIRAVSHPLVTVLGHATGRLLLRRPGYALDLDAVLGACEANGTVVEINANAARLDLDWREALRWRERLKFAINTDAHVPGGLRDARYGVMQARKAGLTPAHVVNSLGRAEFLDFVARQRAARGAPGPADRA; translated from the coding sequence ATGACCCTGCCGCCCGACGCGCCTTCCCGTCACCGCCTCGTGCACGCGCTGGAACGCACCGCCGACCTGCTCGACATCCTGGGCGGCGAGGACTTCAAGTCGAGGGCCTACCGCAGCGCCGCCCGCAGCCTGGAAGAACTGAACGAAGAAACGCCCGAGCTGCTGGCGCGCGAGTTCACCGGGATTCCCAAAGTCGGCAAGGGTATCGCCGCCGAGCTGAGCGATTTTGCCCGCTCGGGCACCTTCGCCCCGCTCGAAGCCGCCGCTGGGCAGTTGCCGCCGGGCCTGCTCGACCTGCTCGGCGTGCGCGGGCTGGGGCCGAAGAAGATTCGCTCTCTCTGGCTGGCAGGCATCGACTCGCTGGAGCGGCTGCGCGAGGCCGCCGAAAGTGGCGAACTGGCCGGTCTCAAGGGCTTCGGGGCCAAAAGTGCGGCGACCATTCTGGAAAACGTCGTCTTTCTCTTCGAGGCCCGGCAGCGGCAATCCCTGCGGGCGGGGCTGGCGGTCGCCGAGGAACTCGCCGGGGCGCTGACCGACCTCTCCCCTGCCCCCGCGGGCGACGTGCGGCGCGGCCTGGAAACGGTGCGCGCCGCCGAACTGACGGTAACGGGCACGCCGGACGACGTGCTGGCGCGGCTGCCGGAGCTGACCGTGCAGGGAGATGGGGTGCTGAGCGGCGACTATGAGGGCGTCCCTGTCGAAATCGCCTGTGCGCCTGCCGAAGCGCGGGGCGCCCTCGACCTGCTGCGGAGCGGCGAGCACTTCGCGGGTCAGGTGCAGGCCGCAGCGCAGGCGCGGGGCTTTACCCTCACGGCGGGCGGCCTGTCACGCGGCGACGAGGTTCTGCCGACCCCCACCGAGGCGGTCGTGTTCCATGCGCTCGACCTCCCTTTCCGCCCCGCCGAGTACCGCGAGCCTGAGCACGACGACCTCTGGCAAACGCTCCCCGACCCCGCCGAACTGGTGACGGTGGGCGACCTGCGCGGCATGATTCATACCCACTCCACCTGGTCCGACGGCGGCGCGAGCATCCGCGAGATGGCCGAGGCGACGCTCACCCTGGGCCACGAGTTCCTGGGAACGGCGGACCACTCCCGAGCTGCTTATTACGCCAACGGGCTGACCATCGAGCGGCTGCGCGAGCAACTCAAGGAAATCCGCGAGTTGCAGCGCGCTGGGCTGCCCATCGTGGCGGGCAGCGAGGTGGACATTCTCGACGACGGCTCGCTCGACTTTCCCGACGACGTGCTCGGCGAACTCGACTACGTGGTGGTCAGCGTCCACAGCAACTTCACGCTCGACGCGGCGCGGCAGACCGAGCGCCTGATCCGGGCGGTGTCGCACCCACTGGTCACGGTGCTGGGCCACGCCACCGGGCGCCTGCTGCTGCGCCGGCCCGGTTACGCGCTGGATTTGGACGCGGTGCTGGGGGCGTGTGAGGCGAACGGCACCGTCGTCGAAATCAACGCCAACGCCGCCCGCCTCGATCTCGACTGGCGTGAGGCGCTGCGCTGGCGGGAGCGGCTGAAGTTCGCCATCAACACCGACGCCCACGTGCCCGGCGGCCTGCGTGACGCCCGCTACGGGGTCATGCAGGCACGCAAGGCGGGACTGACCCCCGCGCACGTCGTCAACTCGCTGGGGCGCGCGGAGTTTCTGGACTTTGTGGCGCGGCAGCGAGCGGCGCGGGGAGCACCCGGCCCGGCGGACCGTGCATAA
- a CDS encoding class I SAM-dependent methyltransferase, giving the protein MNHSRESYDRLARELGGYRHPWARVLSGPDPELTFDLWLSRLLTPQTRVLEAGCGHGPDAARFGPQAARWAAYDFSPELLKLARANAPHADVYEWNGKGELPAGLGAPFGLIVSRRGPTSVILRLPELAAPDAHFLYVGPRLNVPEVPERLAAVGWDIVAEDHVSVLAHAPTWEDWQMRGEFMGKLARRADWDAEATVRGMPYREERHLVLARQLGVARKLGA; this is encoded by the coding sequence GTGAATCATTCCCGCGAAAGTTACGACCGCCTCGCCCGCGAACTCGGCGGCTACCGGCACCCCTGGGCGCGGGTGCTGAGCGGCCCCGACCCGGAACTCACCTTCGACCTGTGGCTGAGCCGCCTGCTCACGCCGCAGACGCGGGTGCTGGAAGCGGGCTGCGGGCACGGTCCCGATGCCGCCCGTTTCGGCCCGCAGGCGGCGCGCTGGGCGGCCTACGACTTCTCGCCGGAGTTGCTGAAACTGGCCCGCGCCAACGCCCCGCACGCCGATGTATACGAGTGGAACGGCAAGGGCGAGCTTCCTGCTGGGCTAGGCGCTCCCTTCGGCCTGATCGTCTCGCGGCGAGGGCCGACCTCAGTGATTTTGCGCCTGCCCGAACTTGCTGCGCCGGACGCGCATTTTTTATACGTCGGGCCGCGCCTGAACGTGCCAGAAGTGCCCGAGCGTCTGGCGGCGGTGGGCTGGGACATCGTGGCCGAAGACCATGTGTCGGTGCTGGCCCACGCGCCGACCTGGGAGGACTGGCAGATGCGCGGCGAATTTATGGGAAAACTGGCGCGGCGGGCTGACTGGGACGCGGAAGCGACGGTACGGGGGATGCCCTACCGCGAGGAGCGGCACCTTGTCCTGGCGCGTCAACTGGGTGTGGCGCGTAAGCTGGGCGCATGA
- a CDS encoding Uma2 family endonuclease, with the protein MTGPAFKAMSVEEYLRSEENSPVKHEYVAGFIYPLHAQAGVSRTHSAISVNIVATLHPHARKQGCRLHLADMRLRIEERNTFYYPDVMLVCDTDTGSDLAETAPCLLVEILSPSTAQIDRVGKWAMYTALPSLQSYLIVHQDERRVVEYRREGTEWQMREVVQDGELWIDCLEMSLSLEDIFGGVL; encoded by the coding sequence ATGACCGGCCCCGCCTTCAAAGCGATGAGCGTGGAAGAATACTTGCGCTCAGAGGAAAACAGTCCGGTCAAGCACGAGTACGTGGCCGGGTTCATCTACCCGCTGCACGCCCAGGCGGGGGTCAGCCGCACTCATTCGGCCATTTCGGTCAATATCGTGGCGACGTTGCACCCACACGCCCGAAAACAGGGCTGCCGGCTGCATCTGGCCGACATGCGCCTGCGGATCGAGGAGCGCAACACGTTTTATTACCCCGACGTGATGCTCGTCTGCGACACCGATACAGGCAGCGACCTGGCTGAAACGGCGCCGTGCCTGCTGGTGGAAATCCTCTCGCCGTCCACCGCGCAGATTGACCGGGTGGGCAAATGGGCGATGTACACGGCCTTGCCGAGCCTGCAAAGCTACCTCATCGTTCATCAGGACGAGCGGCGGGTGGTGGAGTACCGCCGTGAAGGAACCGAATGGCAGATGCGCGAAGTCGTGCAGGACGGCGAACTATGGATTGATTGCCTGGAGATGAGCCTGAGTCTGGAGGACATCTTCGGCGGCGTGCTGTGA
- a CDS encoding histidinol-phosphatase, whose product MTGLCDSHLHTPLCGHATGTPREYAQAALDAGLSGLCFTDHMPMPRWYDAPWRMKLEQLPEYIAEIQAVQQEFAGRLDVRLGLEADFHPGTEKFVEKVLGMFDWDYVIGSVHYLGAWGFDNPEFVAEYEERDLGGLYRDYYALVEGAARSGLFDAIGHLDLPKKFGHLDPDPVYALHALDVVAGQGLALDFNTAGWRKPVAEAYPAPDLVRAAAERGIPFVLGSDAHQPGEVGFRFADAVKEIRDVGGRTVTFRHRKMQP is encoded by the coding sequence ATGACCGGCCTCTGCGACTCGCACCTGCACACGCCCCTTTGCGGTCACGCGACCGGCACGCCGCGCGAGTACGCGCAGGCCGCGCTGGACGCCGGGCTGAGCGGTCTGTGCTTCACCGACCACATGCCGATGCCGCGCTGGTACGACGCGCCGTGGCGGATGAAGTTGGAGCAGTTGCCCGAATACATCGCCGAGATTCAGGCCGTGCAGCAGGAATTTGCCGGGCGGCTCGACGTTCGGCTGGGACTGGAAGCCGACTTTCACCCCGGCACCGAGAAGTTCGTGGAAAAGGTGCTGGGAATGTTTGATTGGGATTACGTCATCGGCAGCGTCCACTACCTCGGCGCCTGGGGCTTCGACAATCCCGAGTTCGTGGCCGAGTACGAGGAGCGCGACCTGGGCGGGCTGTACCGCGACTACTACGCGCTGGTGGAGGGCGCGGCCCGCTCAGGGCTGTTCGACGCTATCGGGCACCTCGACCTGCCTAAGAAGTTCGGGCACCTCGACCCCGACCCGGTGTACGCCCTGCACGCGCTCGACGTGGTGGCCGGGCAGGGGTTGGCGCTGGACTTCAACACGGCGGGCTGGCGCAAGCCGGTCGCGGAGGCGTATCCGGCCCCCGACCTCGTGCGGGCGGCGGCGGAGCGCGGCATCCCCTTCGTCCTCGGCAGCGACGCCCACCAACCGGGCGAAGTCGGCTTCCGTTTTGCCGACGCGGTGAAGGAGATTCGGGACGTGGGGGGCCGAACCGTGACGTTTCGCCACCGTAAAATGCAGCCATGA
- a CDS encoding TIGR00730 family Rossman fold protein: MDNGIPHYQLEHMTEDAWRMFRILGEFSIGFDRMAHLSVPLVTVYGSARTALTDRYYGLAQTLGRELVGAGFGVVTGGGPGIMQAANQGAYEAGGVSVGLNIVLPHEQRHNPYQTLSLEFEYFHARKVMLARYAHAFVAFPGGFGTLDEMMEILTLVQTRKMRPVPIYFVGEAHWRGLVEWFRTSLVENGAIAADDLKLFKLVDDVSQIPADVRAYHDPGAGDGFKRPTAEDTEKAQGEQPT; this comes from the coding sequence ATGGACAACGGCATCCCGCACTACCAGCTCGAGCACATGACCGAAGACGCCTGGCGGATGTTCCGCATCCTGGGCGAGTTTTCCATCGGGTTTGACCGCATGGCGCATCTCAGCGTGCCGCTCGTCACGGTGTACGGCAGCGCCCGCACTGCGCTCACCGACCGTTACTACGGCCTGGCGCAGACCCTGGGACGCGAACTGGTGGGGGCGGGCTTCGGCGTGGTCACGGGCGGCGGCCCCGGCATCATGCAGGCGGCGAACCAGGGCGCCTACGAAGCGGGCGGCGTCAGCGTGGGCCTCAATATCGTCTTGCCGCACGAGCAACGGCACAACCCGTACCAGACGCTCTCGCTGGAGTTCGAGTATTTCCACGCCCGCAAGGTGATGCTGGCTCGCTACGCCCACGCCTTTGTCGCCTTTCCCGGCGGCTTCGGCACCCTCGACGAGATGATGGAGATTCTGACGCTGGTGCAGACCCGCAAGATGCGCCCGGTGCCCATCTATTTCGTCGGTGAGGCGCACTGGCGCGGGCTGGTGGAGTGGTTCCGAACCTCGCTGGTCGAGAACGGGGCCATTGCCGCCGACGACCTGAAGCTGTTCAAGCTGGTGGACGACGTGTCGCAGATTCCCGCCGACGTGCGCGCCTACCACGACCCCGGCGCAGGCGACGGCTTCAAGCGCCCGACTGCCGAGGACACCGAGAAAGCGCAGGGCGAACAACCCACCTGA
- a CDS encoding TCR/Tet family MFS transporter: MPRRPPALLFILLTALIDVMGIGLIIPVLPGLVKELAGSEAGGARFIGVLTAAYAAMQFIFAPILGTLSDRFGRRPVLLLSLAGMVLDYLLLFFSPNLWWLLVGRLIAGVTGASLTVANAYIADVTAPEDRAKNFGRLGATWGVGFILGPMLGGWLGEHGLRAPFLFAAGLTALNFLYGLLVLPESLPPEKRGAAGGGTLNPFTPLRALTEYPLLRGLTLTFVLLGLAGQVIVSTWVLYTEGVLRWSPLQNGIAFAVYGLLTAGVQAGLISPFIARFGERRTIMTGLVASTLEFVVLSVARSAPVLYLSLVVGALGGLAQPAMQGLISRQVGEQEQGRVMGAITSLNSLVGVFGPLLATSVFAAGQGAGFPGAAFVLGAVLSILGTVLILSVLRGIPGTGRAMK; encoded by the coding sequence ATGCCGCGTCGCCCGCCTGCCCTGCTCTTCATTTTGCTGACCGCCCTGATTGACGTGATGGGCATCGGCCTCATCATTCCGGTGCTGCCGGGGCTGGTCAAGGAACTGGCGGGGTCCGAGGCCGGCGGAGCGCGCTTTATCGGCGTGCTGACGGCGGCTTACGCGGCGATGCAGTTCATCTTCGCGCCGATTCTGGGCACGCTCTCGGACCGCTTCGGGCGCCGCCCGGTGCTGCTGCTCTCGCTGGCGGGGATGGTGCTCGATTACCTGCTGCTGTTTTTCTCGCCCAACCTGTGGTGGTTGCTGGTCGGGCGGCTCATTGCCGGAGTTACCGGCGCCAGCCTGACCGTCGCCAACGCCTACATCGCCGACGTGACGGCTCCCGAGGACCGCGCCAAGAACTTCGGGCGGCTGGGCGCCACCTGGGGTGTGGGGTTCATCCTGGGGCCGATGTTGGGCGGCTGGCTGGGCGAACATGGGCTGCGGGCGCCGTTCCTGTTTGCCGCTGGGCTGACCGCCTTGAACTTTCTGTACGGCCTGCTGGTGCTGCCCGAGTCGTTGCCGCCGGAAAAACGCGGCGCGGCGGGCGGCGGCACCCTCAATCCGTTTACGCCGCTGCGCGCACTGACCGAATACCCGCTGCTGCGGGGGCTGACCCTGACCTTCGTGCTGCTGGGCCTCGCCGGGCAGGTCATCGTGAGCACCTGGGTGCTGTACACCGAGGGCGTGCTGCGCTGGTCGCCGCTGCAAAACGGGATTGCCTTCGCGGTGTACGGCCTGCTGACGGCGGGCGTGCAGGCGGGGCTGATTTCGCCCTTCATCGCCCGCTTCGGCGAACGGCGCACCATCATGACCGGGCTGGTGGCCTCCACCCTGGAATTCGTGGTGCTGAGCGTGGCCCGCAGCGCGCCGGTGCTGTATCTGTCGCTGGTGGTGGGGGCGCTGGGAGGGCTCGCGCAGCCCGCCATGCAGGGCCTGATTTCGCGCCAGGTCGGCGAGCAGGAGCAGGGCCGCGTGATGGGGGCAATCACCAGCCTCAACAGCTTGGTGGGCGTCTTCGGGCCGCTGCTGGCGACGAGCGTGTTCGCTGCCGGCCAGGGCGCGGGCTTTCCCGGCGCGGCGTTCGTGCTGGGCGCGGTGCTGTCTATTCTCGGCACCGTGCTTATTCTCAGCGTGCTGCGCGGGATTCCGGGGACGGGGCGGGCGATGAAGTGA
- a CDS encoding ABC transporter ATP-binding protein, with protein MTGAGDLQLQTVDLSRIYPSGEGQVVALRPFTHTFPAGLTAVVGPSGSGKSTLLNLLAGFDQPSSGHVQVGDTVLTTLSEAQRADFRLANYGFVFQNHNLVSILTAQENVEFPLTLSGVPPRERRDRARALLAQVGLEQRAGHLPHQLSGGEAQRVSLARALVRDPAIVLADEPTGNLDSHSGQRVLELLTAPARPGRTVVLITHDRDIAALAEHRLEVHDGEVTVLS; from the coding sequence ATGACCGGCGCGGGCGACCTGCAACTTCAGACGGTGGACCTCAGCCGCATCTATCCCAGCGGTGAGGGACAGGTGGTGGCCCTGCGGCCCTTTACCCACACCTTCCCGGCGGGGCTGACGGCGGTGGTGGGGCCGTCGGGCAGCGGCAAAAGCACCCTGCTTAATTTGCTGGCGGGCTTCGACCAGCCCTCGAGCGGGCACGTGCAGGTGGGCGACACGGTGCTCACCACGCTCAGCGAGGCGCAGCGGGCCGACTTCCGGCTGGCGAACTACGGCTTCGTGTTTCAGAACCACAACCTCGTCAGCATCCTGACCGCGCAGGAAAACGTGGAGTTTCCGCTGACGCTGAGCGGCGTGCCTCCCCGCGAACGCCGCGACCGGGCGCGGGCGCTGCTGGCGCAGGTGGGGCTGGAACAACGTGCCGGGCACCTGCCGCACCAGCTCTCGGGCGGCGAGGCGCAGCGGGTGTCGCTCGCCCGCGCTCTGGTACGCGACCCCGCCATCGTGCTCGCCGACGAGCCCACCGGCAACCTCGACAGCCACAGCGGTCAGCGCGTGCTGGAGCTGCTCACTGCCCCCGCCCGTCCGGGCCGCACGGTGGTCCTCATCACCCACGACCGCGACATCGCCGCGCTGGCCGAACACCGGCTGGAAGTCCACGACGGCGAGGTGACGGTGCTCAGCTAG
- a CDS encoding ABC transporter permease — protein MKTADLWQLAWRGLTRRRVRTALTTLGITVAVASMVVFLSLGEGIRKVFAEQLSGIGPDIQVSLTGLTQGMSLTPNVPQSLTGDLEKLAPELGIKTVTPVMMTVRGGFDPSQSVILYSLPPAQGIGAVFPTVQGAQGRLLRPGDEQANVAVVGAKASQNLHLGLGSTLNLNRRASVKVVGVLKGDTGLADNMIFLPLEVQQKAEGVPGRVSMIAVKLKDPTQAKATAKVIAERLNVEAQTQADFLSFMEKTMRISDAVRFGISLIALIVGGLAVANTVMMGVFERTREFGTLRALGARPSFVRSLVLTESLLLSLLGGVGGVLLGLLGIAAVNAYTQQLADISAAALTPRLTLLALAISLLLGLLSGLLPARNAGRIAITDALGRV, from the coding sequence GTGAAGACGGCGGACCTGTGGCAACTCGCCTGGCGCGGGCTGACCCGGCGCCGGGTGCGGACGGCGCTGACCACGCTCGGCATCACGGTGGCGGTGGCGAGCATGGTGGTCTTTCTCTCGCTCGGCGAGGGCATCCGCAAGGTGTTCGCCGAGCAGCTCAGCGGCATCGGGCCGGATATTCAGGTGAGCCTGACGGGGCTGACGCAGGGCATGTCGCTCACGCCCAACGTGCCGCAGAGCCTGACCGGCGACCTGGAAAAACTCGCGCCCGAACTCGGCATCAAGACCGTGACCCCGGTGATGATGACGGTGCGCGGCGGCTTTGACCCGTCGCAGAGCGTGATTCTGTACAGCCTGCCACCCGCACAGGGCATCGGCGCGGTGTTTCCGACGGTGCAGGGCGCGCAGGGGCGGCTGCTGCGGCCCGGCGACGAGCAGGCGAACGTGGCGGTCGTCGGGGCCAAGGCGTCTCAGAACCTGCACCTGGGCCTGGGCAGCACCCTCAACCTCAACCGCCGCGCCAGTGTGAAGGTGGTGGGCGTGCTCAAGGGCGACACGGGGCTGGCCGACAACATGATTTTTCTGCCGCTGGAGGTGCAGCAAAAGGCCGAGGGCGTGCCGGGCCGGGTATCCATGATTGCCGTGAAGCTCAAGGACCCTACGCAGGCGAAGGCCACCGCCAAAGTCATCGCCGAGCGGCTGAACGTGGAGGCGCAGACCCAGGCCGATTTCCTGAGCTTCATGGAAAAGACCATGCGAATCAGCGACGCGGTGCGCTTCGGTATCTCGCTGATTGCCCTCATCGTGGGCGGGCTGGCGGTCGCCAACACCGTGATGATGGGCGTTTTCGAGCGCACCCGCGAGTTCGGCACCCTGCGGGCCCTCGGGGCGCGGCCCAGTTTCGTGCGCTCGCTGGTGCTCACCGAGTCGCTGCTGCTCTCGCTGCTCGGCGGGGTGGGGGGCGTGCTGCTGGGGCTGCTCGGCATTGCCGCCGTGAACGCCTACACCCAGCAACTCGCCGACATCAGTGCCGCCGCGCTCACGCCCCGGCTCACGCTGCTCGCGCTCGCCATCAGCCTGCTGCTGGGGCTGCTCTCGGGCCTGCTGCCGGCCCGCAATGCCGGGCGCATCGCCATCACCGACGCCCTGGGGCGCGTATGA